Proteins from a single region of Apostichopus japonicus isolate 1M-3 chromosome 21, ASM3797524v1, whole genome shotgun sequence:
- the LOC139962454 gene encoding uncharacterized protein, with product MGQKQSTGSEFRPDYSHYQLSSPTGDIKASYDVIVIGSGYGGSIAASRCARAGQKVCVLEKGKEWLPGEFPETEFKAFKEVQMTVKGKKDLVGSPTNLFDVVMGDDVAVLQGCGLGGGSLINANVGLDTDPRVYQDEVWPQEIRDDVDNLNGVYRDRVYNMLKPTVYPEDAPTLHKMEAMKTAAKHIAKDIEDIEVDDIFKRTPLYVNFVSKRKNHVGIPQPACIGCGNCCGGCNTGAKNTLNMNYLPDAKSHNAEIYTQVEVKYIMRDDTQDAWIVHYVPHIQQAFKTRDLIVRANKIILAAGALGSTNILMQSRDYGGLHLSRKLGENFTTNGDTLNISYNGEKKIRPAGVELKNLKEGKAPGPAIVSVIDMRGLPKEHFEEGLVLEDGTPPSSADAPYKFLVSWIEKGEDTTPGENDWREKVRHWSGKGWKNTLCFLSMSHDKSDGTLVLDDKSGRVMVEYKNVGHEGNFEKVRKAARMATHGLKGFFIPNPYWHGLVSRIRDKKGIVTVHPLGGCGMADSGKNGVVNHAGQVFKGDTDELLPNLYVVDGAIVPRSLGVNPTMTISVLAERCLSKMAEESGWNIDYRTFKKIDPTSVMVKPGIRFTERMHGNLDFEKESFPCEFLLTVETNNVKRFLEDTRHVAKIYGTVTCKGLSRSHLTISNGHFQLFAESENHVNTREMIYRMVLSSSEGKLFYFDGVKSVHKDSAFELGVGDTTTLAIHIHEGDEPSGKVIAKGKLEIKLSDFRKQLKTMEVFNTRSKLERIKWNAKFGKFFAGVLWDVYGPLATAKNIFNPDAPPREKRQLQLGDAQPEVTQLLTHDEYELLLTRYQGGTKGPLLLVHGTGVSSSIYALDTIDKNFIEFLVEQQYDVWNLDWRASVILPGCRQQWTCDEVGQYDYPLAVDYVLKKTGKPDLQVFVHCAGGITFFTSLLQGQLQGKVRSIICSQTGPCLVAGKFNSFKSAVKLPSFLHGVGVDGMAAFSDNSDDWIKKVTIPFFEGVANVTTAFKEHCDNPVCHRITFIYHLLWNHKNLNALTHDTLHESFGYCSSTVFRHFAKSVNKGHLVTFKGEDKYMPGANAKERVLDPEYKKQMTYLDIPTMFCSGSDNKCWDPETSKASMEACQEANPNQYYERLLIPNYAHLDIFMGKDAFTEVFPRFMPFLDKYAYTDIVGDILTPVQNSTFF from the exons GGAGTCCAACAAACCTTTTTGACGTCGTAATGGGTGATGACGTGGCCGTATTACAAGGGTGTGGGCTCGGCGGTGGATCTCTCATAAACGCTAACGTGGGATTGGATACAGACCCACGAGTCTATCAAGATGAG GTATGGCCACAGGAAATACGCGATGACGTGGATAACCTCAATGGTGTGTACCGAGATCGGGTGTATAATATGTTGAAACCGACAGTCTACCCAGAAGATGCGCCAACTTTACATAAAATGGAAGCCATGAAAACAGCGGCAAAACACATCGCTAAAGATATCGAAGACATAGAAGTTGATGATATCTTTAAAAG GACTCCTCTTTACGTCAATTTTGTCTCCAAGAGAAAAAATCACGTGGGTATTCCACAGCCAGCCTGCATCGGATGCGGAAATTGCTGCGGAGGATGCAACACCGGAGCGAAGAACACACTCAACATGAACTACCTGCCTGATGCAAAGTCCCACAATGCCGAAATTTACACACAG GTTGAGGTGAAGTACATAATGCGAGACGACACTCAAGACGCCTGGATAGTCCACTACGTTCCTCACATACAACAGGCTTTTAAGACCAGGGATCTCATTGTCCGCGCTAACAAAATCATTCTTGCCGCCGGAGCCCTAGGTTCAACAAATATTCTCATGCAGTCTAGAGATTATGGAGGTTTACACCTCTCAAGGAAACTTGGAGAAAATTTCACGACAAATGGCGATACACTGAACATAAGTTACAATGGCGAAAAGAAGATCCGCCCAGCTGGCGTGGAACTGAAGAATCTGAAAGAGGGTAAAGCTCCCGGCCCCGCTATTGTTAGTGTCATCGATATGAGGGGACTACCGAAGGAACACTTCGAAGAGGGTCTGGTCCTGGAGGATGGTACTCCTCCGAGCAGTGCAGATGCACCATACAAATTCCTCGTGAGTTGGATAGAAAAGGGAGAAGATACGACACCGGGGGAAAACGACTGGCGGGAGAAGGTTAGGCATTGGAGCGGCAAAGGATGGAAGAACACCCTCTGTTTTTTGTCGATGAGTCATGACAAGTCCGATGGTACATTGGTACTGGATGATAAAAGCGGACGTGTAATGGTAGAATATAAAAACGTCGGTCACGAAGGAAACTTCGAAAAG GTGCGCAAGGCTGCTCGTATGGCTACCCATGGACTCAAGGGTTTCTTCATACCAAACCCTTACTGGCACGGGCTGGTGTCGAGGATACGCGACAAAAAAGGAATAGTAACAGTTCATCCTCTTGGAGGTTGTGGCATGGCCGATTCTGGGAAGAATGGAGTAGTTAACCACGCTGGACAGGTGTTCAAGGGAGATACTGACGAACTGCTCCCAAATCTATATGTTGTAGATGGCGCTATAGTACCTCGAAGCCTTGGCGTTAATCCAACGATGACCATATCAGTATTAGCCGAAAGATGCTTGAGTAAAATGGCGGAAGAAAGTGGATGGAATATCGACTACAGAACATTCAAAAAGATAG ATCCCACTAGTGTGATGGTGAAACCCGGAATTCGCTTCACAGAACGCATGCATGGCAACCTTGACTTCGAAAAGGAAAGTTTTCCATGTGAATTCCTTCTCACTGTCGAAACAAACAACGTGAAAAGATTTCTGGAGGACACGCGGCATGTCGCGAAGATCTACGGAACTGTGACTTGCAAAGGATTGTCACGGTCTCATCTAACTATTTCCAACGGCCACTTCCAACTTTTTGCCGAGAGTGAGAACCACGTAAATACAAGAGAGATGATATATCGAATGGTACTTTCGAGTTCAGAGGGCAAGTTGTTCTACTTCGACGGGGTCAAAAGCGTGCACAAAGATTCAGCTTTCGAGCTTGGTGTTGGCGACACGACGACATTGGCTATTCATATTCATGAAGGTGACGAACCTTCCGGTAAAGTCATCGCCAAAGGAAAATTGGAAATAAAGCTCAGTGATTTCCGGAAACAACTGAAAACGATGGAAGTCTTCAATACCAGATCTAAGCTAGAACGGATCAAATGGAACGCCAAATTCGGCAAGTTTTTTGCTGGCGTGTTATGGGATGTCTATGGGCCACTAGCGACCGCGAAGAACATCTTCAACCCCGATGCACCTCCAAGAGAAAAGAGACAACTACAGCTCGGTGACGCCCAGCCTGAGGTTACACAACTCTTAACTCATGATGAATATGAGTTGCTCTTGACAAGATACCAAGGAGGAACAAAAGGACCTCTTCTTCTTGTCCATGGCACTGGCGTTTCTTCTTCCATTTACGCCCTTGACACAATCGACAAAAACTTCATCGAGTTCCTCGTCGAGCAACAGTATGACGTATGGAACCTTGATTGGCGAGCTTCCGTTATCTTACCTGGATGTCGACAGCAGTGGACGTGCGACGAAGTTGGACAGTACGACTATCCTCTGGCTGTCGACTATGTCTTAAAGAAGACAGGTAAACCAGACCTTCAGGTTTTTGTCCATTGTGCTGGAGGCATCACCTTCTTCACGAGTCTTCTACAGGGACAGCTGCAAGGTAAAGTACGGAGCATAATCTGTTCTCAAACAGGTCCCTGTCTTGTCGCTGGTAAGTTCAACTCGTTCAAGTCTGCCGTAAAACTTCCCAGCTTTCTCCACGGTGTTGGTGTGGATGGAATGGCTGCGTTTTCGGATAACTCAGATGACTGGATCAAAAAGGTGACGATTCCATTCTTTGAAGGCGTCGCCAATGTAACAACAGCCTTCAAGGAACACTGTGATAACCCAGTTTGCCACCGGATTACCTTCATTTATCACCTGTTGTGGAACCATAAAAATCTTAATGCCTTAACGCATGATACACTACACGAGTCGTTCGGCTATTGCAGTTCCactgttttcagacattttgcTAAAAGTGTCAATAAGGGTCACTTGGTTACGTTTAAAGGCGAAGACAAGTACATGCCGGGAGCAAACGCCAAGGAACGTGTATTGGATCCCGAGTACAAGAAACAGATGACCTATCTTGACATTCCGACGATGTTCTGCAGCGGATCGGATAACAAATGCTGGGATCCAGAAACATCCAAGGCTTCCATGGAAGCTTGTCAGGAAGCTAATCCCAATCAGTATTACGAGAGATTGCTTATCCCAAACTATGCCCATCTTGACATATTTATGGGCAAGGATGCATTCACGGAAGTGTTCCCACGTTTCATGCCATTCCTAGACAAATACGCGTATACTGACATCGTAGGGGATATCCTCACACCGGTGCAAAACAGTACATTCTTTTGA